The DNA window CCGGGACAACTGGGTCGTCCTCACCTCGGGCGGACTGCGCATCGCCACCTTCGTCACGTCGCTGCGCAACGCCCTGGAACCGGCGGTGTTCGCCTTCCTCACGGACGGCCGGGAAACCGAACGGGCCGAGGGGGCGGCGGGGTGAGCGCCATGACGGCGACGACGGGTACGGACAGCCACTCCGTGTACCGGCACACGGTCGCCTTCGCCGAGACCGATCTCTGTGGCACCGCCGACTATGTGACGTACATGATCTGGCAGGGACGCTGCCGCCGGGAGTTCTTCCGCGAGGCGCTCGGCCACGCGGAGGACCGGGCCGACGGTACGAGGCTGTTCACCCTCCAGGCGGACTGCGAACTGCTGGAGGCGGTGCAGGCACGCGACCGGCTGTCCGTCCGTGTACGGGTGGCGGACATCGGCCACACCGAGTTCGGTCTCGTCTTCGAGTACGTCAAGGAGACACCACAGGGTGAGGTGCTGGTGGCCCACGGCCGGCAGCGCGTCGCCGTCATGAGCGGTCCGCCCACCGCCCCCGTTCCCGCAATGATCCCCGACGTGCTGGCGCGAGTGCTGGCACTTTACGCGGCCGGTTCCCGGCCTTCGGCTGGGAGGCAGATATGAGTCTGATGGCTGCTCCGCCCGCGGAGCTCGTCGACGTGCTGGACAGCAAACAACTGAGGGCGACCTTCGGGGCGTTCCCCACCGGGGTCACCGTGGTGACCGTCGGCGGGGATGCCCCGCGGGGCATGACGGCCAACTCCTTCGCCTCCGTCTCCCTCGCCCCGCCGCTGGTGCTGTTCTGCGTCAACAAGGACGCGGTGATGCACCACAACCTGGAGCACTCGTCCACCTTCTCCGTGTCGGTGCTGGGCGCCGGCCAGGAGGCGGTGGCCCGGCACTTCGCCAACCGGTCGCGCCCCGCCGGAGCGGGCCAGTTCGGCACCGTCGGCTGGACGCCCGGACAGGTCTCCGACGCCCCGCTGATCGAGGGGGCGGTGGCCCACCTGGAGTGCGGGAAGTGGCAGGTGTACGACGGCGGTGACCACACGATCTTCCTGGGCAAGGTCCTCACGGCCGCGCGCTGGCCCGACCGGGAGTCCCTGCTCTTCTCCGACGGGCGCTTCCGCGGCTTCCTCCCCGAACACCGCGAAGGCAGGGCGGCATGAGCGTCGACCCGCCCGGACCGCCGGTCCGGGCCCTGCCGGGGCTCCTGAGGAAGCTCTCCGTCGACCGGCTGGGCATGATGAAGGACGCCGCCGCCCTGGGCGACGCCGTCCGGGTGTCCATGGGACCCAAGAAGCTCTACATCTTCAACCGGCCCGACTACGCCAAACACGTCCTGGCCGACAACAGCGCCAACTACCACAAGGGCATCGGCCTGGTGCAGGCCCGCCGGGTGCTGGGCGACGGCCTGCTGACCAGCGACGGTGAGGTCTGGCGCAACCAGCGCCGGGCGGTGCAGCCCGCGTTCAAACCGGGCCGTATCAACCAGCAGGCCGACGCCGTCGCCGAGGAGGCGGCCAAGCTCGTCGCCCTGCTGCGCACCCACGAGGGCGGCGGCCCGGTCGACGTCCTCCAGGAGGTCACCGGGCTCACCCTCGGGGTGCTCGGCCGCACCCTGCTGGACTCCGACCTCACGGCCCACGAATCCGTCGCGCACGCCTTCGAGGACGTCCAGGACCAGGCCATGCTGGAGATGGTCAGCCAGGGCATGGTGCCCTGGTGGCTCCCGCTGCCCGCGCAGCGGCGCTTCCGCGTGGCCCGCCGGGAGCTGTACCGGGTCGTCGACCTGCTGGTCGCCGACCGCAGCGCGCGGATGGCCGGCGGTGAGCCGGCCGACGACGCGCTGTCCAGGATCATCGTGGCGGCCCGCAAGCAGCGGCACGACCCCGCCGGGGTCCGCAAACGGCTGCGGGAGGAACTGGTCACGCTGCTGCTCGCCGGGCACGAGACCACGGCCAGCACCCTCGGCTGGACGCTCCACCTGGTGGAGCGTCATCCCGAGGTGCGCGCCGCGGTCCGCGCGGAGGCCCGCGCCGTCCTCGGTGACCGGGTCCCCGACGTGGAGGATCTGCACCGGTTGACGTACACGACCAAGGTGGTGCAGGAGGCGATGCGGCTGTACCCGCCGGTGTGGGTGCTGCCGAGGGTCGCCCAGCGGGCCGACGAGGTCGGCGGCTTCCGGGTCTCGGCCAAGGCGGACGTGCTGATCTGCCCGTACATCATGCACCGCAATCCGAGCCTGTGGGAGGAGCCGGAGCGGTTCGACCCCGAGCGGTTCGACCCGCAGCGGGTCGCCAGCCGGCCCCGGTACGCGTACATCCCGTTCGGCGCCGGACCCAGGTTCTGCGTGGGCAGCAACCTCGGGATGATGGAGGCGGTGTTCGTCACGGCCCTGGTCACCCGGGACCTGGAACTGCGTACCGTCCCCGGCCACCGGGCGGTGGCCGAGCCCATGCTCTCGCTGCGGATGCGCGGCGGGCTGCCGATGACGGTGCATCCGGTGGGCTGAGGCCCCCGGGCATGACGACGCGGGGCCGGACACAACCGATGTGTCCGGCCCCGCATCGTCATGCCCGGGGGGCGCCGCGAGGTCAGCGCAGCGCGCCCCGGGAGAGGGTGTCGGCCGAGCCGAAGCGGGCCAGCAGCAGCGGCGGGTCCAGCTCGTCCACCGGGCGCAGCAGGATCTCCACCGGCCGCAGGATCTCACCCGGGTGGACGGAGACGGGCCCGTGCTGCCCGACGGACAGCATGTCCGTTTCCCCGGAGCCGAAGGACTGGTGCTCGTGCCCGTGGGGGACGGAGTGGCCCAGGACGTACCAGGCGCCGTTGGGTACGTCCTTGAGCTCGAAGTCCCCCGGACCGTCGAGCATCGTCCAGCGCACCGGCCGGCCCTGACGGACCCGGCTGGGGAAGAGCCCGACGAAGACGTCACCGGGCCGCTGGCCGGGGGT is part of the Streptomyces sp. NBC_00654 genome and encodes:
- a CDS encoding acyl-CoA thioesterase — translated: MTATTGTDSHSVYRHTVAFAETDLCGTADYVTYMIWQGRCRREFFREALGHAEDRADGTRLFTLQADCELLEAVQARDRLSVRVRVADIGHTEFGLVFEYVKETPQGEVLVAHGRQRVAVMSGPPTAPVPAMIPDVLARVLALYAAGSRPSAGRQI
- a CDS encoding flavin reductase family protein, producing the protein MSLMAAPPAELVDVLDSKQLRATFGAFPTGVTVVTVGGDAPRGMTANSFASVSLAPPLVLFCVNKDAVMHHNLEHSSTFSVSVLGAGQEAVARHFANRSRPAGAGQFGTVGWTPGQVSDAPLIEGAVAHLECGKWQVYDGGDHTIFLGKVLTAARWPDRESLLFSDGRFRGFLPEHREGRAA
- a CDS encoding cytochrome P450 — protein: MSVDPPGPPVRALPGLLRKLSVDRLGMMKDAAALGDAVRVSMGPKKLYIFNRPDYAKHVLADNSANYHKGIGLVQARRVLGDGLLTSDGEVWRNQRRAVQPAFKPGRINQQADAVAEEAAKLVALLRTHEGGGPVDVLQEVTGLTLGVLGRTLLDSDLTAHESVAHAFEDVQDQAMLEMVSQGMVPWWLPLPAQRRFRVARRELYRVVDLLVADRSARMAGGEPADDALSRIIVAARKQRHDPAGVRKRLREELVTLLLAGHETTASTLGWTLHLVERHPEVRAAVRAEARAVLGDRVPDVEDLHRLTYTTKVVQEAMRLYPPVWVLPRVAQRADEVGGFRVSAKADVLICPYIMHRNPSLWEEPERFDPERFDPQRVASRPRYAYIPFGAGPRFCVGSNLGMMEAVFVTALVTRDLELRTVPGHRAVAEPMLSLRMRGGLPMTVHPVG